In Candidatus Tectomicrobia bacterium, a single window of DNA contains:
- the mreC gene encoding rod shape-determining protein MreC produces the protein MFQLIHERRSATLLTALFLVCFTLMTLSVRRQGGVNLIERGILSLTGPLLEAAAAPKRWTRDLGRQYLLFRDLREENIVLKKQLSAMRGVSFQLRELEAKVQRLEGFLTASRGLPAPVRLAHILGRDVSPFGQTLLVDLGTAHGVRRGMPVVNPSGVVGRISRAGHTTSRVLLLTDSRSAVDVIVQRTRAQGIFSMGPADKGEVRYLATDSDVQEGDLLIASGLGGVFPKGLPVAWVTKVGPKGERLFRHVEARSAVNFNSLEEVLIMMTPAQENGRP, from the coding sequence ATGTTTCAGCTAATCCATGAACGCCGCAGCGCCACTTTGCTCACGGCGCTCTTTCTCGTCTGCTTCACGCTGATGACCCTCAGTGTGCGCCGCCAGGGGGGCGTCAACCTCATCGAGCGGGGCATCCTCTCCCTGACGGGCCCCCTTCTCGAGGCGGCCGCCGCCCCCAAGCGCTGGACGCGCGACCTGGGCCGCCAATATCTCCTCTTTCGCGACCTGCGGGAGGAGAACATCGTCCTCAAGAAGCAGCTCTCGGCCATGCGCGGCGTCTCGTTTCAGCTCCGGGAGCTCGAGGCGAAGGTTCAGCGTCTCGAGGGCTTCCTGACCGCGAGCCGGGGGCTCCCCGCCCCCGTCCGCCTGGCACACATCCTGGGACGGGACGTCAGCCCGTTCGGCCAGACCCTCCTGGTGGATCTTGGGACCGCCCACGGGGTGCGGCGCGGCATGCCGGTCGTCAATCCGTCCGGCGTGGTGGGCCGGATATCGCGCGCGGGCCACACCACGAGCCGCGTGCTGCTCCTCACTGACTCGCGCAGCGCGGTGGACGTGATCGTCCAGCGGACCCGGGCGCAGGGAATCTTCTCGATGGGCCCGGCCGACAAGGGAGAGGTCCGCTACCTGGCCACGGACAGCGACGTGCAGGAAGGGGACCTTCTGATCGCCTCGGGGCTGGGCGGAGTGTTTCCCAAGGGCCTGCCCGTCGCCTGGGTCACCAAGGTGGGACCCAAGGGCGAGCGGCTCTTCCGCCATGTGGAGGCGCGGTCCGCCGTAAACTTCAACAGCCTGGAAGAAGTGCTGATCATGATGACTCCGGCGCAGGAGAACGGCCGGCCATGA
- the mreD gene encoding rod shape-determining protein MreD, translating to MIFALFYFLLGMASIVVQAAVSEYFNAWLGARPDPMALIVVYLGLQRGKESGLIGGFILGLLQDVLSGGLLGANALSKGLIGHATGCIRRNVTGREALFHAILVAIASAFNAALLVFLLFIFLPDVPVTSYYWVEAGKTTLLNTFLAPLLIGLLVGAEERIAPAAAGSPYPEKS from the coding sequence ATGATCTTCGCCCTCTTCTACTTCCTGCTCGGGATGGCATCCATCGTGGTCCAGGCGGCCGTCTCCGAATACTTCAATGCCTGGCTCGGCGCCCGGCCGGACCCGATGGCGCTCATCGTGGTCTACCTCGGGCTGCAGCGGGGCAAGGAAAGCGGCCTCATCGGGGGGTTCATCCTGGGGCTCCTGCAGGACGTGCTTTCGGGCGGCCTCCTGGGTGCCAACGCCCTCTCCAAGGGACTCATCGGCCACGCAACCGGGTGCATCAGGCGCAACGTCACCGGCCGGGAGGCGCTGTTCCACGCTATCCTGGTCGCCATCGCGTCGGCCTTCAACGCGGCCCTCCTGGTCTTCCTTCTGTTCATTTTCCTGCCGGACGTGCCCGTGACCTCCTATTATTGGGTGGAGGCGGGAAAGACGACCCTCCTGAACACATTCCTCGCGCCCCTGCTCATCGGGCTCCTGGTGGGCGCGGAGGAACGCATCGCCCCCGCCGCCGCGGGATCGCCCTATCCGGAGAAATCCTGA
- a CDS encoding rod shape-determining protein: protein MLNPILGLFSNDLAIDLGTANTLVYVKGKGIVLREPSVVTVHKDTKQVLAVGSEAKAMLGRTPGNIIAIRPMKDGVIANFDITEAMLRYFTQKVHNRKTLVRPRMVISVPSGITQVEKRAVRDSAESAGAREVYLIEEPMAAAIGVGLPIEEPGGSMIVDIGGGTTEVAVISLAGIVYSQSVRVGGDEMDEAIISYIKRNYNLLIGERTAEQIKIEIGSAYPVGERRTVEIKGRDLVAAIPKTIVVSDEEVRESLSEPVNAIVEAVRSALESTPPELAADIVDRGIVLAGGGSLLRGLDVLLREETGLPVTVAEDPLSAVVMGTGKVLDELDLLAKLAV, encoded by the coding sequence ATGCTCAACCCCATCTTGGGCCTTTTCTCGAACGACCTGGCTATCGATCTCGGAACGGCAAACACGCTGGTCTATGTGAAGGGCAAGGGAATCGTCCTGCGCGAGCCCTCGGTCGTCACCGTTCACAAGGACACCAAGCAGGTGCTCGCGGTGGGAAGCGAAGCCAAGGCGATGCTCGGGCGGACCCCCGGCAACATCATCGCCATCCGGCCGATGAAGGACGGCGTCATCGCCAATTTCGACATCACCGAGGCGATGCTGCGCTACTTCACGCAAAAAGTGCACAACCGCAAGACGCTGGTCCGCCCGCGGATGGTCATCAGCGTCCCCTCCGGCATCACCCAAGTGGAGAAGCGCGCGGTCCGGGACAGCGCCGAGAGCGCTGGCGCCCGCGAGGTTTACCTGATCGAGGAGCCCATGGCCGCGGCGATCGGCGTGGGGCTCCCCATCGAGGAGCCGGGCGGAAGCATGATCGTGGACATCGGCGGCGGAACGACCGAGGTGGCCGTCATTTCCCTGGCGGGCATCGTGTATTCGCAGTCGGTCCGCGTCGGCGGCGATGAGATGGACGAGGCCATCATCAGCTACATCAAGAGAAATTATAACCTCCTCATCGGCGAGCGGACGGCCGAGCAAATCAAGATCGAAATCGGCTCCGCCTACCCGGTCGGCGAGCGGCGCACCGTCGAGATCAAGGGCCGGGACCTGGTGGCGGCCATCCCGAAGACGATCGTGGTCAGCGACGAGGAAGTGCGCGAGTCACTCTCAGAGCCGGTCAATGCCATCGTCGAGGCCGTGCGAAGCGCGCTGGAAAGCACACCTCCCGAGCTTGCCGCGGACATCGTGGATCGGGGCATCGTTCTTGCAGGAGGAGGAAGCCTTCTCCGGGGCCTCGATGTGCTCCTCCGGGAGGAGACCGGGCTTCCCGTCACCGTCGCCGAGGATCCTCTCTCGGCTGTTGTCATGGGCACCGGGAAGGTGCTGGACGAGCTGGACCTGCTGGCGAAGCTGGCGGTCTAG
- a CDS encoding SurA N-terminal domain-containing protein, translating into MLRFFRERGNSWILKGLLGLVAVTFVSWGGFAMMDSRAVEGGKVAAWVNDIPITVQEYERIYFQQVEALRRQLGPQFKDELIQQLGVRQQVLASLVSEKLQLQEAQRLGIQVSDAEVALRIQEVEAFHRGGRFDPAIYRQVLEQNRLTPRQFEEAQRSDIATERLRRYIGMAASVSEVDVTEAYRLLNERIKVAALTVSPSEFEKEAAAQAKEKDLREHYEKNKEQFRVGPQRKAQWWYLSYQAMLPRVTVAEPELKARYEQIRSRFAVEEQVTLSQIFLKLDPNAKAEEAEAAKKKLEALRDQARKGADFGALAKANSNDPSAAKGGDMGSFKRGEMVPELEKVAFSLKKGEVGGPARTSFGYHLLLVRDRQEARQRPFEEARAEVEKDLRQIKAKGAAREALRSVRYAIEDKKPAPAVQGLSAGETGFFEQASPPASVPQKEELAELVFRLGKKDALSPEAEGEKGVIFARLVDLRDAHVPAFETVADQVRKKWVEEKAVQLARAKAEAWTKEIKEGKRTLESLSKEMKVKLIAPGPFSRRDVPSELNAGPDALRAVFRMRKGEVERILAGKNVLLVQCLEAPAADMAKLAEEKKSLRERLLADRQRLLFLRHLEGLRQSAKVRLERGFSL; encoded by the coding sequence ATGCTGCGGTTTTTCAGGGAACGGGGAAATAGCTGGATTCTGAAGGGTTTGCTTGGCTTGGTGGCCGTCACCTTCGTTTCGTGGGGCGGCTTCGCCATGATGGACAGTCGGGCCGTCGAGGGTGGGAAGGTCGCCGCCTGGGTGAACGATATCCCCATCACCGTCCAGGAATATGAGCGGATCTATTTCCAGCAGGTCGAGGCCTTGCGGCGCCAGCTCGGCCCGCAGTTCAAGGACGAGCTGATCCAGCAGCTCGGCGTCCGCCAGCAGGTGCTGGCCAGCCTGGTTTCCGAGAAGCTCCAGCTCCAGGAGGCCCAGCGCCTCGGCATCCAGGTGAGCGATGCCGAGGTGGCCCTCCGCATCCAGGAGGTGGAGGCCTTCCACCGCGGGGGGCGGTTCGACCCCGCGATCTACCGCCAGGTGCTCGAGCAGAACCGCCTGACCCCCCGGCAGTTCGAGGAGGCCCAGCGCAGCGATATCGCCACCGAACGGCTGCGCCGCTACATCGGCATGGCCGCCTCCGTGAGCGAGGTCGATGTCACCGAGGCCTACCGGCTGCTCAACGAGCGCATCAAGGTGGCGGCCCTGACCGTCTCGCCCAGCGAGTTCGAGAAGGAGGCCGCCGCCCAGGCCAAGGAGAAGGACCTCCGGGAGCACTACGAGAAGAACAAGGAGCAGTTCCGCGTCGGCCCCCAGCGGAAGGCGCAGTGGTGGTACCTGTCCTATCAGGCCATGCTTCCCCGCGTCACCGTCGCGGAGCCGGAGCTGAAGGCGCGCTACGAGCAGATTCGTTCGCGGTTCGCGGTGGAGGAGCAGGTGACCCTCAGCCAGATATTCCTCAAGCTCGATCCGAACGCCAAGGCGGAGGAGGCCGAGGCGGCGAAGAAGAAGCTCGAGGCGCTCCGGGATCAAGCCCGCAAGGGCGCTGATTTCGGCGCCCTCGCCAAGGCCAACTCGAACGATCCCTCCGCCGCCAAGGGCGGCGACATGGGCTCCTTCAAGCGGGGCGAGATGGTCCCCGAGCTCGAGAAGGTGGCCTTCTCCCTCAAGAAGGGAGAAGTGGGCGGCCCGGCGCGGACTTCTTTCGGCTACCACCTCCTGCTCGTCCGGGACCGGCAGGAAGCGCGCCAGCGCCCGTTCGAAGAGGCGCGGGCCGAGGTGGAGAAGGACCTTCGCCAGATCAAGGCCAAGGGCGCGGCGCGCGAGGCCCTGCGTTCGGTGCGTTACGCCATCGAGGACAAGAAGCCGGCCCCCGCCGTCCAGGGCCTCAGCGCGGGGGAGACCGGCTTCTTCGAGCAGGCGTCTCCTCCCGCCTCCGTCCCCCAGAAGGAGGAGCTGGCCGAGCTCGTGTTCCGCCTCGGGAAGAAAGACGCCCTTTCCCCGGAAGCGGAAGGGGAGAAGGGCGTGATCTTCGCCCGCCTGGTGGACCTGCGGGACGCCCACGTCCCCGCCTTCGAGACGGTCGCCGATCAGGTGCGGAAGAAGTGGGTGGAGGAGAAGGCCGTCCAGCTCGCGCGCGCGAAGGCCGAGGCCTGGACGAAGGAGATCAAGGAGGGCAAGCGGACCCTCGAGAGCTTGTCCAAGGAGATGAAGGTCAAGCTCATCGCCCCCGGCCCATTCTCCCGCCGCGACGTCCCCAGCGAGCTGAACGCGGGACCAGATGCCCTCCGGGCGGTCTTCCGGATGCGCAAGGGAGAGGTGGAGCGGATATTGGCGGGGAAGAACGTCCTGCTGGTCCAGTGCCTGGAGGCCCCCGCCGCCGACATGGCGAAACTGGCCGAGGAGAAGAAATCGCTGCGCGAGCGCCTGCTGGCCGACCGGCAGCGCCTGCTCTTCCTGCGGCACCTGGAGGGGCTGCGCCAGTCGGCAAAGGTCCGGCTGGAGAGGGGCTTCTCGCTTTAG
- the mrdA gene encoding penicillin-binding protein 2: MFRSRMGGETPDKMRRRMQWLAFAFSLCMMVLFVQLWHLQVLQGDKFRALSENNRIAYRVVRSPRGLIYDHGGRLLADNRASFNLYLVKENSPDLNEAVRHLARMTDQPYDELREKVRRANPFRPFLIKADVDRKTMAFFEEHRPDFPGVFTQVAPLRNYRTEERGGHVLGYLGEVDGQQLQELTEFNYRQGDLLGKYGVERAFERYLRGETGFKQVEVDAYGRELRVVVPFVEKPGNNLHLTIDYALQAKAEELFRDFEGSIIILDPRDGAILALVSNPAIDPNQFAGGLRGKSWRRLTSDPLKPLENRALRGQYPPGSIFKIVMAFATLNEKVMRPDDKVYCNGSFPFGRRVFADWKQGGHGPIDLIQSLAQSCDVYYYTVGNKLGIERIAYYSHLFGLGEATGYDPGEKGGLVPSDAWKRKRFNERWYPGETISVSIGQGFNLITPMQAANMMAAVANGGTLWKPFVVREVTSPQGEVLYRHRPEAIHKIPIPKEIFDTVREGLREVVNGPRGTAKRAALAEVVVSGKTGTAQAVRLNLTGRKAKPEDLPRPYRDHGWFVAFAPYDEPRIAIAILGEHAGKAGSSFAPLARDLIAFYLGVPVKPPQAVAAAPRAGVPRPAAIVPIPEEANLLED, encoded by the coding sequence ATGTTCAGGAGCCGGATGGGGGGGGAGACACCCGACAAGATGCGGCGGCGGATGCAGTGGCTGGCGTTCGCTTTCAGCCTGTGCATGATGGTGCTCTTCGTGCAGCTCTGGCACCTTCAGGTGCTGCAGGGCGACAAGTTCCGCGCCCTCTCGGAGAACAACCGCATCGCCTACCGCGTGGTGCGGAGCCCGCGGGGCCTCATCTACGACCACGGCGGGCGCCTCCTCGCCGACAACCGGGCCTCGTTCAACCTCTACCTGGTCAAGGAGAACTCCCCGGACCTGAACGAGGCCGTCCGCCACCTCGCCCGGATGACCGACCAGCCCTATGACGAGCTCCGCGAGAAGGTGCGGCGGGCCAACCCCTTCCGGCCCTTCCTCATCAAGGCCGACGTGGACCGGAAGACGATGGCCTTCTTCGAGGAGCACCGGCCGGACTTCCCGGGCGTCTTCACCCAGGTGGCGCCGCTGCGGAACTACCGGACCGAGGAGCGCGGCGGGCACGTGCTGGGCTACCTCGGCGAGGTGGACGGCCAGCAGCTTCAGGAGCTGACGGAGTTCAACTACCGCCAGGGGGACCTCCTGGGCAAGTACGGCGTGGAGCGTGCCTTCGAGCGTTACCTGCGCGGGGAGACCGGTTTCAAGCAGGTCGAGGTGGACGCCTACGGCCGCGAGCTTCGGGTGGTGGTGCCCTTCGTCGAGAAGCCGGGAAACAACCTGCACCTCACCATCGACTACGCCCTTCAGGCCAAGGCCGAGGAGCTCTTCCGGGACTTCGAGGGCAGCATCATCATCCTCGATCCCAGAGACGGCGCCATCCTCGCCCTGGTGAGCAACCCGGCCATCGACCCGAACCAGTTCGCCGGCGGGCTCAGGGGCAAGTCCTGGCGGCGGCTCACGAGCGACCCCTTGAAGCCGCTCGAGAACCGCGCCCTCCGCGGGCAGTACCCGCCCGGTTCCATCTTCAAGATCGTCATGGCCTTCGCCACCCTGAACGAGAAGGTGATGCGCCCGGACGACAAGGTCTACTGCAACGGCTCCTTCCCGTTCGGCCGCCGCGTCTTCGCCGACTGGAAGCAAGGGGGCCACGGGCCCATCGACCTTATCCAGTCCCTGGCCCAGAGCTGCGACGTCTACTACTACACCGTCGGCAACAAGCTGGGCATCGAGCGGATCGCCTACTACTCCCATCTCTTCGGGCTGGGGGAGGCCACCGGGTACGACCCCGGGGAGAAGGGCGGCCTCGTCCCCTCGGACGCCTGGAAGCGCAAGCGCTTCAACGAGAGGTGGTACCCGGGCGAGACGATCAGCGTCTCCATCGGCCAGGGCTTCAACCTGATCACCCCCATGCAGGCCGCGAACATGATGGCCGCCGTCGCCAACGGCGGGACCTTGTGGAAGCCCTTCGTCGTCCGGGAGGTGACCTCGCCCCAGGGGGAGGTCCTGTACCGCCACCGGCCCGAGGCGATCCACAAGATCCCCATCCCGAAGGAGATCTTCGACACCGTCCGGGAGGGCCTCCGCGAGGTGGTGAACGGCCCCCGCGGCACCGCCAAGCGGGCCGCCCTCGCCGAAGTCGTCGTGTCCGGGAAGACGGGGACGGCCCAGGCCGTGCGCCTGAACCTGACGGGGCGGAAGGCGAAGCCCGAGGACCTCCCCCGGCCCTACCGCGACCACGGCTGGTTCGTGGCCTTCGCGCCCTACGATGAGCCCCGAATCGCCATCGCCATCCTGGGCGAGCACGCCGGCAAGGCGGGTTCCTCCTTCGCTCCCCTCGCCCGGGACCTCATCGCGTTCTATCTCGGCGTCCCGGTGAAGCCGCCCCAGGCGGTGGCCGCAGCGCCCAGGGCCGGCGTGCCCCGTCCTGCCGCCATCGTGCCCATTCCGGAGGAGGCGAACCTCCTTGAGGACTAG